GCACCACCATTGATGATGTTCATCATCGGCACCGGCAGAAGGCTGGCGGAAGCGCCACCGACATAACGGTAGAGCGGCAGGCCGGACGCCTGGGCCGCAGCCTTGGCAACGGCGAGCGATACGCCGAGGATGGCGTTGGCACCGAGGCGCGACTTGTTCGGCGTGCCGTCCAGCTCGATCATGATGTTGTCGATCTGGATCTGGTTTTCGGCGTCGATGCCGCCGATCGCGTCGAAGATCTCGGTGTTGGCGGCTTCGACCGCCTTTTCGACACCCTTGCCGAGGTAGCGCTTGCCGCCGTCACGCAGTTCGACCGCTTCATGCGCGCCCGTCGAGGCGCCCGAGGGAACGGCCGCGCGGCCCATGCTGCCATCTTCGAGATAGACATCGACTTCGACGGTGGGGTTGCCACGGCTATCGAGAATCTCGCGGGCGATGATATCGGTGATTGCAGTCATGGGTTCTTCCTGCTCGGTGGGTGATAAATGGTTCGAAACCTGTCTTAGTCGAAGGCGTGCAAATTACAATGCTGCAATAGCCTTCGGACCAGCGTTCGGATGTGGCCTATAGCACGATCATGTCAGACTGTTGAACGTCAAGCTGAACCTTAGGCCTTGGCGACCGCATCGAAGGCAAGCAGCTTTTCGAGAAGCCGCGGCATGTCCTTGAGATAGACCATGTTCGGGCCGTCGGAAGGGGCATTGTCGGGGTCCTGATGGGTTTCGACGAAGACACCAGCAATACCGGCAGCCACAGCGGCGCGCGCCAGGGTTTCCACGAATTCCCGCTGACCGCCGGAGGATTCGCCCTGGCCGCCCGGCTGCGCCACGGAATGGGTCGCATCGAAGATAACGGGCGCGCCCATCGCCGCCATGATCGGCAACGAACGCATGTCGGAAATCAGCGTATTGTAGCCGAATGAGGCGCCGCGCTCGCACAGCAGCACGTTCGGATTGCCGCTGGCATTGAGCTTCTTCAGGACGTTCTTCATATCCCAGGGAGCGAGGAACTGGCCCTTCTTGACATTGACGACGCGGCCGGTCTTGGCGGCGGCGATAAGAAGGTCGGTCTGGCGGCAAAGGAAGGCCGGGATCTGCAGGACATCGACGACCTTTGCCACCTCCCCGCATTGCTCGGCGGTATGAACGTCGGTCAGGACGGGAAAGCCGAATTCCTTCTTGAGGTCGGCAAAGACCTCCATGCCCTTTTCGATCCCGATACCGCGTTCGGCCGAAAGCGAGGTCCGGTTCGCCTTGTCGAAGGAGCTCTTGTAGACGAGGCCGATGCCGAGCTTTCCGCAAAGCTCTTTCAGCGTGCCGGCAACCATGAAGGCGTGGTCGCGGCTCTCCATCTGGCAGGGACCGGCAATCAGCGACAGGCGGCCGGTATTGGAAAAAGTGACCTGGCCTTGGCCTTCGCCGATCCTGACTTCGGAATTCGTATCAGTGCTCATCGTGTTTCCTCGAAGGCGAAGAGCGTGCCCTGCCCGGGCGCGCGCTTCACCAGAATGCGATTGTTCTTGCGCGTGTATGTCACCCCGTTAGCAGCCAAATGCGCTTCTGTCACGGCAAGATCGGCGACAGTGAAGAGGATTGCCCGGCCGCGCAGGCCGCGATCTGCGGATGAGCCGGCGATGTCGAAATAGGCCTCCAGCCCTTCCGGCGTCATCAGGCTGATTTTCGCATTCGATGCTGCGATATTGACGCCGAACCCGGTCTTCTCGACTGCCGATTGCGCCACGGCAAGGCTGACGAAGGCAGCGAAGGCGGCCGGCTCCGGCGTGCAAAGCGCGATCTCGATTAGGCCGGTGACGCCATTGGCATGCGTCTCCAGCGCGGCGCGGTCAGCCGGCAGCGTGACGCGCTCGACGGTGAAGAGCAGGAGATCAGGCGCGCGCAGGTCGCCGGCGAAAGCCAGCTTGAAGCCGGCAATCGTCTCGGAACCGTCCGGCATCGTCATCGGCCGGGTGAACTGCAGCATCTCGCCGGCGCTCGATCCGTTGCCGACGAAATTCTGATGATCGATGCCGGCATCCTTGCTGCCGAAAGCCAGCCCCGAAAGCCCCTCCTCGCCACAGCGGAAGCGAAAGGCCTGGTTGCGGGCGGTGAAGACATTGCCTTGCCGCGCTGATGCCTCGCTCTCCTCGACGCTCGCAATTCCGAGCGGCTCCAGATAGGTCTTGTCGGCAAAGAAGACGCAGGCATTCTCCGTTCCGAAGGGATGGCGCGCATCGGCGGCAACGGTGAAGCCGAGCTTGCCGAGCCTCTCGCGCGCCAGATCGATATTGACGACCGGCAGCACGACATGATCCAGCGGGTGCGGTTTGGCGGAGTGCTCGTTCATGATATCCCCCTCTCCTAACACGGCAGAGATGTGTGAGAGTGCCGCCCAAGGCAAGACTTGTGTGCCAATCCGGCGAATGAAAATAAAAATCTCAACGAGTTGGCGCCAAGTTTTACGGAAATTTAGCTACTTGCGGAACACATATGGAACATATAGTGTCTGTTCTGGATTTGTTTCAATCACGAGGTCACAACGTCGATGCTCACGCGCAAACAACAGGAGCTTCTCCTTTTCATTCATGAGCGCATGAAGGAATCCGGCGTTCCGCCATCTTTCGACGAAATGAAGGATGCCCTGGACCTCGCCTCCAAGTCCGGGATTCATCGCTTGATTACGGCGCTGGAGGAGCGAGGCTTCATTCGCCGCCTACCGAACCGCGCCCGCGCGCTTGAGGTCATCAAGCTTCCGGAGGCCTACAGCCCCAGCATTCAGCCCCGGCGCGGCTTTTCGCCGAGCGTCATCGAGGGCAGCCTCGGCAAACCTCAGCCGGTCACCGCCCCTGCTCCCGCAAAGCCCGTCGCCGACAACGGCAACTCGGTCTCCGTGCCGGTCATGGGCCGAATCGCTGCCGGTGTGCCGATCTCGGCGATCCAGAACAATACCCACGACATCGTCGTTCCGGCCGACATGCTCGGCTCCGGTGAACATTATGCGCTGGAGGTCAAGGGCGATTCGATGATCGACGCAGGCATCTTCGACGGCGACACCGTGATCATTCGCAACGGCAGCACCGCAAGTCCTGGCGACATCGTCGTTGCTCTCGTCGACGACGAAGAAGCGACACTCAAGCGCTTCCGCCGCAAGGGCGCCTCGATCGCGCTGGAGGCCGCCAACCCGGCTTACGAGACCCGGATTTTCGGGCCGGACCGTGTCAAGGTTCAGGGTAAACTCGTCGGTCTCATTCGCCGCTATCACTGACATTGGCTAGGCCCGATTCGGTAAAGCTGTTGCTGCGCCAGTCATAGGCGCGATGGCGCATCCATGGCCGCGACAATGCATCGAATGCGGTTGCGACCTCCAGGCCGGCGTCCGTGAAGCGCAACTCGATGGATCCGGTCCTGCGCAGCGTCTCACCGGTGAAGAGCGTCGCACCCGAGCGGCAGCTGTTGAAGCGAAGGCGGACCGAGGTCACGACGATATCGGCCGCGTCGCATGCCGGACCGAGATAGGCGGCATTGTCGATGACGGTTACCACCTGACCATTGGCGAGCCTTGATGTGCACCAGGCCTTCTTGACGCAGGAAAAGCGGTTTGCGTCTCCGCCCGCTGTGGCCGCCCGCATCGCGGTCCTTGCTTCGTTCTGCTGATCGCGGGAAAGCCTGACGCGGCGGTCTTCTCCCTCAGGCGGGATAGCAGGACCATCCAGCATCTTCGGCGGATCATGCCTCGGCAGGACCAGCGCTCTCTGCCACTGGTCGAAGATGAAATCCGGCGGTCTTTCACGGTTGGACGCCATGGCCGCCGCCTCGACGATTGCGACGAGACTGCCATCCTCCGAAATCACCAAATCCGGCGGACGGGGACCCGGCAGAAGCAGCAGGATGAGCGTTGCGACCGCGATGATCGATGTGCCGACATGGCGCAATCGGGTGCGGAGCAGCGTCAGCAGCAGAAAGCCTGCCACGGCGACGGCGAAATACCAGGCGGGCAAGCGGCCGACGTCTATATTGCCATCCCAGCCGGACACCGTCTTTGCGACCGCGATCACCAGATCGAGGCCGAATCCCACCACCTTCCAAGGCAAAACGTCCAGGCCGAAAGGCATGAGCAGCATCGCCAGCAGGCCGGCCGGCATGATGATGAAGGAGATGATCGGCATTGTCGCGAGGTTTGCCGGCAGGCCGTAGGCGGTCAGGCGATGAAAATGCTCGATCGAAAACAGCGCGGTGGAAAAACCGCCGATCAGCGAGGTCAGGAAGATGCCGCCGAAGAAGCCCGCAACCGTAACGAATGGCCTGATGATCGGCAGCTTCAGGAAGGCGTTTTCGCGGACGCGCCGGTCCTTCCACAGCTGATAGCCCGAGACCAGCGCCAATGTCGCTGCAAAAGACATCTGGAAGCTCGGACCCAAAACCTCGGACGGCGAAATGACGACGATGACGAGCGCGGAGAGAGCGACATTGCGCAGGCTGATCGACGGCCGGTCGAAGAAGACGGCAACCAACATGATGGCCATCATGATGAAAGCGCGTTCGGCAGAGACCGCAAAGCCCGAAATCAGGAAATAGGCGGTGACAGCGATGAGCGCGCCGGCGGCAGCGATCTTCTTCGTCGGGTAGGCCTCAGCAATGCCGGGAAAGAGGCTGAGCAGCATCCGGAAGCCGACGAAAAAGATGCCGGCCGACAGCGCCATGTTGAGACCGGAGATGGCGATGATATGAGCCAGGCCGGACTGGCGCAGCGCCTCCGTCGTTTCATTCGAGATGGCACGCCGCTCGTCCGTCACCAGAGCAGCGGCGAAAGCGCCGGTGTCGCCGGGCAGGATCGACCTTATGCGGTCACCAATGCCGCTGCGCAGCCGGTAGAGCCCTTCGAGCAGCGTTTCAGCCGTCGATCTGGCAGCCTGGGGACCAGCCTGCGCATCGACCTTCGTCGGTGCACCGTAGAAGAAGCCGTTGGCGCCGATGCCATCGAAATAGGCACCGAAGGAGAAGTCGTTGAGTTCGGGAAGTGCCGGACCTGCCGGCGGCGTCAGCCGCGCCCTGCCGGTAATGATATCGCCGATCTCGAAGGCCGCGTCCGCGCCGCGGGCGATGGCGGTGATGCGTTCCGGCCGCCGCTTCAGCTCCGGTGCCTTAGTGCCGGTGACCGCAAGAATGTAGCGCCACCGCCCGCGACCATCGCCTTCGCGCCGCTCGACACGGCCGGTCACCGTGGTCGTCACTGATGAATCGAGGATCACGGTCGAAGCCCGCCGGCTCTCGAACTGCGCCGTGACCATGCCGCAGACCACGAGCGAGAGCGCCAGCAGCGTTGCCCGCACTGCCGCCCGGCTGCGGCTGGCGATGAGAACCGCCACTGTCACCGCCGACAGGCAGAGCAGTGATGCAACGAGGGAAAAATCCGATGCCGCGAGAAACCAGACGGCTGACCCAGCGCCGAGGAAGACCGGCGAAAACAGCAGCAGGCGGCCGTGGTCCGCCTCTTCGCCCAGCATGCGCATGCCGGCACGCAGCAATTGCGAGGCTGCGGCCGGCAGCCGGTGGCGCAATGGTGTCGCCGACTGCGTCCGTGTCGGCCGCGTCACCACGACAGGTGGTGAAAAACTGGAGGAGTCGGCAAGGCCTTCGCCTGCTTCCGGCCGCAATTCGACTGTCGTCAACTCCTGCATGAACCGCCCAAGCCCGGCTGCGAAGGCGGCCAGAATGCAACCTCCAATCAAATCCGGCAAGAATAATCGATTGAAATATGAGGGAAAATCGCGAGCGCCAAAAGACCAGTCGAATCATCAGCTTCCGATATGCGTGCGGCTCATCGCTGCAGTGCCTAAAAGGTGATACCGCAATGCACAAAATGCCATCACGGTAACTTGGCATTAGCTTCGCGATCATATAGCTATCGGTGAGGACGCTTAACCCCTATGGCGCTTTTATGGCGCCACCGCCATTTCGGAGGATCAGCATGACGGATCAAAGCGCTACAATAAAAATCGGTGACAAGTCTGTCGACCTTGCTGTCAAAAGCGGCACGATCGGCCCGAGCGTCATCGATATCGGTGCCCTCTACAAGAACACAGCTTCCTTCACCTACGATCCGGGTTTTACCTCGACCGCATCCTGTGAATCGAAAATCACCTACATCGACGGCGACGAAGGTGTCCTGCTGCATCGCGGCTATCCGATCGAGCAACTCGCCGAGCACGGCGACTTCCTCGAAGTCTGCTACCTCCTGCTTTACGGCGAACTGCCGACCACCGTGCAGAAGAAGGATTTCGATTACCGCGTCACGCACCACACCATGGTGCACGAGCAGATGAGCCGCTTCTTCACCGGCTTCCGCCGCGATGCGCATCCGATGGCCGTCATGTGCGGCTGTGTCGGCGCGCTGTCGGCCTTCTATCACGACTCCACCGACATCACCGATCCGCACCAGCGCATGGTCGCCAGCCTGCGCATGATCGCCAAGATGCCGACGCTTGCCGCCATGGCCTACAAGTACCATATCGGCCAGCCCTTCGTTTATCCGAAGAACGACCTCGACTACGCCTCGAACTTCCTGCGCATGTGCTTTGCCGTGCCTTGCGAGGAATATGTGGTCAATCCGGTGCTTGCCCGCGCCATGGACCGCATTTTCATCCTGCATGCCGATCATGAGCAGAACGCCTCGACCTCGACCGTCCGTCTCGCCGGTTCGTCGGGTGCCAACCCGTTCGCCTGCATCGCCGCCGGCATCGCCTGCCTCTGGGGGCCCGCGCATGGCGGCGCCAACGAAGCAGCGCTCAACATGCTGAACGAAATCGGCACGGTCGATCGCATTCCGGAATATGTCGCCCGCGCCAAGGATAAGAACGATCCGTTCCGCCTGATGGGCTTCGGTCATCGCGTCTACAAGAACTACGATCCGCGCGCCAAGATCATGCAGAAGACGACGCATGAAGTGCTCGGCGAACTCGGCATCAAGGACGATCCGTTGCTCGAAGTGGCGATGGAGCTGGAGCGTATCGCGCTCACCGACGAATATTTCATCGAGAAGAAGCTCTATCCGAACATCGACTTCTATTCCGGCATCACGCTGAAGGCGCTGGGCTTCCCCACGACCATGTTCACCGTGCTCTTCGCGCTTGCCCGCACCGTCGGCTGGATCGCGCAGTGGAACGAGATGATCGAGGATCCGGAACAGCGCATCGGCCGTCCGCGCCAGCTCTATGTCGGCGAACCGAAGCGCGATTACATCCCGGTTTCGAAGCGCTGATCGCTTCCAACGACCCAAAAGAAAACCCGGTCAGAAACGACCGGGTTTTTTCTTTTTCAGCACGTCGAGAAGGATCTCGGCGGCGTGCTCGCCGGGCGGCTTTTCTGTCTGCATGCGTTGCCAGACGAGATCGTAGCCCTCGTTCATCGCCTTCAATTGGAACGTGTCGGCCGACAGCCGCTCCATCCAGCGCGCCAGGCTGGCGCCGCGGACGATCTCGTTCAGATATTCCGGCACGACGGCATAATCGGCGATGATATTGGGCAATGCGCCCGTCCATACCTTGATGCGCCGGGCGAGCAGGCGGATAATCCAATCCGTCTTGTAAACGGACACCGTCGGCACGCCGGCAAGGGCGAGTTCGAGGATCACCGTGCCGGAAGCTGCCATCGCCGCATCCGCCTCGGCAAGGGCCTTCCATTTCTGCGCCGGCCCGACCGCCACCTCCGGCGGCGTGGCCCAGCCGGCGACGAGCCCCTTCACCAGCGCTTCGTTGTGCGGCACGGTCGGCAGCAGGAATCGCATCGGGCCGTTGCGGGCGACAAGTTCCTTGGCCGCATCCTCGAAGAACGGCAGCAGTTTGGCGATTTCGGAGGATCTAGATCCAGGAAGCATCAGGATCGCCTTGCCGGCTCCCTCGACGGGTGCGCGCATGGCGCGCTGCCGCCGCGCTTCGAGCAGCGCCGGATCGGCGGTCAGGCGATGGCCGACATAGGTGGTCTCAGGCCCGCCGAGCGCACGCATTGTTGCCGGCTCGAAGGGCAGGACGGCGAGCACATGATCGACATAGGCGAGCATGCGCGTGGCGCGATATTCCTTCCAGGCCCAGACGCTCGGACAGACATAATTGACAACCGGCAGATCCGGCAGCGCGGTGCGGACACGCTTGGCGACGCGATGGGTGAAATCCGGGCTGTCGATGATCAGAAGAATATCCGGCCTTGCGGCGATGATGGCAGCCGTTGTCTGGCGGATCAGGGTATAGAGCCTTGGCAGCCGGCTCAGCACCTGGGTGATGCCCATAATCGACAGCTCGGAGAAATCGAACAGGGATCTCAAGCCTTCGGCCTGGAGCCCCTCACCGCCGACGCCGACGAGTTCCACCGGTCCGCTGTGAACCCGCTTCAGGGCGGCGATGAGATCGGCACCGAGCAGATCCCCCGACACCTCACCGGCAATGACGGCGATCTTCAACGGCGCCCCGTTCATTCGAGCCCCCATGCCGGCAGGCCGCGATCGATGCCGCAGACGAAAAGCCCGGCCTCATCGGCGGCTTTGATGACGGCGGCGCGATCGAGCACCAGCGAGCGGCCGGCCTCGACGGCGACGCCGGCAAGGCCGGCTTTCCTTGCGTTCAGGACCGTGGAAACGCCGATCGCCGGCAGGTCGGCGCGAATATCCTGCTGCGGTTTGCAGAGCTTGACCAGCGCGCCGCGGCGGCGCGGCGAGATGCGCCCGGCGGCTCTAAGATCCGCGACACGCTCCAGCATCTCGTCCGTGCCCTCAAGACCCTCCAGCGCGACGATACGCCCGCCGATGGCGACGGCGCCCTGCCCGACATCGAGCCGGCCGAGCATTTCGGCGGCTTCCGCCGCGCGGTTGATATCGCGCCGGTCTTCTTCGCCCGGTATCGCCGTGCCGAGCGGGCCGACGGCGGCAAGAAGGTCGGGGGCGATCTCATGGGCACCGACGACACGCCGGCCGTTTCCCTCGATCAGCCGGATCACCATCTGCAGCACCCTATCGTCGCCGCCGGACAGCAAGGTGCGGATCGTGGCCGGCATCTTCATCAGAGTGCGCAGCGTCGGGCGCACCTCGCGCCATTCCGGCCGGCGCCGCACGCTGCCGGACATGACGACACGGCCGATGCCGTAGCGGTTCAAGAGGCCCTCGAGAGCTGCAAAATCGCCGACGCCGATGACGGCATGGTCATACCCTTCCCAGCGCCGGTCGCTTTCGTCCTTCAGCGCGACGATGACGGGATTTTCGCCCGCCGCGCGCGCAGCTTCGGCAACATAGGAAGGCAGAAGGCCGCCGCCGGCGATGATCGCCAGCCGGCCCGCAGCGGTATCGCCGGAAAGAGTCACGGACTAGCCCTTCTGCCCCCGGGTTGGCGAGGACAAGGCGCGGTCGCTGTCGGCGGCGATGAAGTCGAGGATGTGGACCGCCTGCTCGCAATCAGCATATTCTTCGCGGATGGCGGCGGCGTTTTCGCGGACGGAGCCCGGTCCTTCGAAGATCGACTTGTAGGCGCGCCGCACCCTGTGAATGACGGCGCGGTCGACGCCGGCGCGCGTCATGCCGACGACGTTGAGGCCGCTCAGCAGCCCGGGATTGCCGTTCAGCATGCCGTAGGGAATGACGTCGTAACTGACTGCCGAGAGCCCGCCGACGAAGGCCTGACGGCCGACGCGGGTGAACTGGTGAACGGCCGAGCCGCCGCCCAGGATGACGCGATCTTCGATGACGACATGGCCGGCGAGCATGACGTTGTTCGACATGATCACATGGTTGCCCACCCGGCAGTCATGCGCGACATGCGAATTGGCAAGGAAGAGATTGTTGTCGCCGACGATCGTCTGGCCGCCGAAATCGGCCGTGCCGGTGT
The nucleotide sequence above comes from Rhizobium indicum. Encoded proteins:
- the kdsA gene encoding 3-deoxy-8-phosphooctulonate synthase produces the protein MSTDTNSEVRIGEGQGQVTFSNTGRLSLIAGPCQMESRDHAFMVAGTLKELCGKLGIGLVYKSSFDKANRTSLSAERGIGIEKGMEVFADLKKEFGFPVLTDVHTAEQCGEVAKVVDVLQIPAFLCRQTDLLIAAAKTGRVVNVKKGQFLAPWDMKNVLKKLNASGNPNVLLCERGASFGYNTLISDMRSLPIMAAMGAPVIFDATHSVAQPGGQGESSGGQREFVETLARAAVAAGIAGVFVETHQDPDNAPSDGPNMVYLKDMPRLLEKLLAFDAVAKA
- a CDS encoding VOC family protein, encoding MNEHSAKPHPLDHVVLPVVNIDLARERLGKLGFTVAADARHPFGTENACVFFADKTYLEPLGIASVEESEASARQGNVFTARNQAFRFRCGEEGLSGLAFGSKDAGIDHQNFVGNGSSAGEMLQFTRPMTMPDGSETIAGFKLAFAGDLRAPDLLLFTVERVTLPADRAALETHANGVTGLIEIALCTPEPAAFAAFVSLAVAQSAVEKTGFGVNIAASNAKISLMTPEGLEAYFDIAGSSADRGLRGRAILFTVADLAVTEAHLAANGVTYTRKNNRILVKRAPGQGTLFAFEETR
- the lexA gene encoding transcriptional repressor LexA, whose product is MLTRKQQELLLFIHERMKESGVPPSFDEMKDALDLASKSGIHRLITALEERGFIRRLPNRARALEVIKLPEAYSPSIQPRRGFSPSVIEGSLGKPQPVTAPAPAKPVADNGNSVSVPVMGRIAAGVPISAIQNNTHDIVVPADMLGSGEHYALEVKGDSMIDAGIFDGDTVIIRNGSTASPGDIVVALVDDEEATLKRFRRKGASIALEAANPAYETRIFGPDRVKVQGKLVGLIRRYH
- a CDS encoding ComEC/Rec2 family competence protein, with the translated sequence MQELTTVELRPEAGEGLADSSSFSPPVVVTRPTRTQSATPLRHRLPAAASQLLRAGMRMLGEEADHGRLLLFSPVFLGAGSAVWFLAASDFSLVASLLCLSAVTVAVLIASRSRAAVRATLLALSLVVCGMVTAQFESRRASTVILDSSVTTTVTGRVERREGDGRGRWRYILAVTGTKAPELKRRPERITAIARGADAAFEIGDIITGRARLTPPAGPALPELNDFSFGAYFDGIGANGFFYGAPTKVDAQAGPQAARSTAETLLEGLYRLRSGIGDRIRSILPGDTGAFAAALVTDERRAISNETTEALRQSGLAHIIAISGLNMALSAGIFFVGFRMLLSLFPGIAEAYPTKKIAAAGALIAVTAYFLISGFAVSAERAFIMMAIMLVAVFFDRPSISLRNVALSALVIVVISPSEVLGPSFQMSFAATLALVSGYQLWKDRRVRENAFLKLPIIRPFVTVAGFFGGIFLTSLIGGFSTALFSIEHFHRLTAYGLPANLATMPIISFIIMPAGLLAMLLMPFGLDVLPWKVVGFGLDLVIAVAKTVSGWDGNIDVGRLPAWYFAVAVAGFLLLTLLRTRLRHVGTSIIAVATLILLLLPGPRPPDLVISEDGSLVAIVEAAAMASNRERPPDFIFDQWQRALVLPRHDPPKMLDGPAIPPEGEDRRVRLSRDQQNEARTAMRAATAGGDANRFSCVKKAWCTSRLANGQVVTVIDNAAYLGPACDAADIVVTSVRLRFNSCRSGATLFTGETLRRTGSIELRFTDAGLEVATAFDALSRPWMRHRAYDWRSNSFTESGLANVSDSGE
- the gltA gene encoding citrate synthase, producing MTDQSATIKIGDKSVDLAVKSGTIGPSVIDIGALYKNTASFTYDPGFTSTASCESKITYIDGDEGVLLHRGYPIEQLAEHGDFLEVCYLLLYGELPTTVQKKDFDYRVTHHTMVHEQMSRFFTGFRRDAHPMAVMCGCVGALSAFYHDSTDITDPHQRMVASLRMIAKMPTLAAMAYKYHIGQPFVYPKNDLDYASNFLRMCFAVPCEEYVVNPVLARAMDRIFILHADHEQNASTSTVRLAGSSGANPFACIAAGIACLWGPAHGGANEAALNMLNEIGTVDRIPEYVARAKDKNDPFRLMGFGHRVYKNYDPRAKIMQKTTHEVLGELGIKDDPLLEVAMELERIALTDEYFIEKKLYPNIDFYSGITLKALGFPTTMFTVLFALARTVGWIAQWNEMIEDPEQRIGRPRQLYVGEPKRDYIPVSKR
- the lpxB gene encoding lipid-A-disaccharide synthase, translated to MNGAPLKIAVIAGEVSGDLLGADLIAALKRVHSGPVELVGVGGEGLQAEGLRSLFDFSELSIMGITQVLSRLPRLYTLIRQTTAAIIAARPDILLIIDSPDFTHRVAKRVRTALPDLPVVNYVCPSVWAWKEYRATRMLAYVDHVLAVLPFEPATMRALGGPETTYVGHRLTADPALLEARRQRAMRAPVEGAGKAILMLPGSRSSEIAKLLPFFEDAAKELVARNGPMRFLLPTVPHNEALVKGLVAGWATPPEVAVGPAQKWKALAEADAAMAASGTVILELALAGVPTVSVYKTDWIIRLLARRIKVWTGALPNIIADYAVVPEYLNEIVRGASLARWMERLSADTFQLKAMNEGYDLVWQRMQTEKPPGEHAAEILLDVLKKKKPGRF
- a CDS encoding LpxI family protein — protein: MTLSGDTAAGRLAIIAGGGLLPSYVAEAARAAGENPVIVALKDESDRRWEGYDHAVIGVGDFAALEGLLNRYGIGRVVMSGSVRRRPEWREVRPTLRTLMKMPATIRTLLSGGDDRVLQMVIRLIEGNGRRVVGAHEIAPDLLAAVGPLGTAIPGEEDRRDINRAAEAAEMLGRLDVGQGAVAIGGRIVALEGLEGTDEMLERVADLRAAGRISPRRRGALVKLCKPQQDIRADLPAIGVSTVLNARKAGLAGVAVEAGRSLVLDRAAVIKAADEAGLFVCGIDRGLPAWGLE
- the lpxA gene encoding acyl-ACP--UDP-N-acetylglucosamine O-acyltransferase: MSTIAESARIHPMAVVEDGATIGEGVKIGPFCHVGSHVVLHANVELLSHAVVTGRTVVGKGTRIFPMAVVGGDPQSVHHGGEETTLTVGANCTIREGVTMNTGTADFGGQTIVGDNNLFLANSHVAHDCRVGNHVIMSNNVMLAGHVVIEDRVILGGGSAVHQFTRVGRQAFVGGLSAVSYDVIPYGMLNGNPGLLSGLNVVGMTRAGVDRAVIHRVRRAYKSIFEGPGSVRENAAAIREEYADCEQAVHILDFIAADSDRALSSPTRGQKG